CGGGGAGGCCGAGGGGGTGTCCATCGCCGTGGACGTCGCGACGCAGCTCCGGACGGAGGCGGCGGGGGTCTACATCTGCCCGCCCTTCCGGCGTTACGACCTGGCCGCCGAGGTCGTGGAGGCCGTCCGCGGATAGCCTCCCCAGCGCCTGTCCCGACGGCGCCGCACGGTATCATTCGCGGCAAGGCGGTGATGGACCTTGGGAAGAGCCCTCGTCCTGAATGCGAGCTACGAGCCGCTGGGCGTGGTCGCCGTGCGGCGGGCGGTGGTGCTCGTCCTCGGTGAGAAGGCCGAGGTCCTCGAGAACAACGGGGCGATCTTCCGGTCCGAGAGCGTGGTCCTGGAAGCCCCGAGCGTCATCAAGCTCCGTCACTACGTCCGGGTCCCCCGCCGGGTGACCGTGGCTCCCAATCGCAAGGCCGTCTTCCTGCGCGACGGCCACACCTGCCAGTACTGCGGGCGCCCCGCGGAGAACGTCGACCACGTGATCCCGCGGTCGCGGGGAGGCACCCACACGTGGGACAACGTGGTCGCGGCGTGCCGGCGATGCAACGGCCGCAAGGAGAACAGATACTTCCACGAGGTCGGCCTCCACCTGGCCCGTCAGCCGAAGGCCCCCCCGCCCGGCTTCTGGCTGCGGATGGTGGTCGGTCGCGCCGAGCCCGAGTGGCAGGCTTACCTCGAGCACCAGCAGGGAGCCTGACCGCAGGAGGAGCGATGGCCAGCGACCACGTACCTGTCTCTGAGAGGATCGAAGCCGCCCTGCGCGCGAACGCGGCCTACGCCGACTCGTTCGCGCGGTCGGGGCTCCCGGTGGCCCCCGCCGGCCGCCTGGCCGTCGTCGCGTGCATGGACGCACGGATCGACGTCGCGCAGATGCTCGGGCTCGACCTCGGCGACGCGCACGTGATCCGCAACGCCGGCGGGATCGTGACCGACGATGTCCTGCGCTCGTTGATCGCCTCCCACCACCTGGGCGGGACAGAGGGCGTCATCGTCGTGAACCACACGAAGTGCGCCGTCCTCACGTCGCGGGAGGACCTGGAGGCGCGACTCTCCGCCGAGACGGGTGTCGAGCCGGGCATCCCCGTCCGCGTCGAGGTGTCCCCCGACCCGGGCGAGAACGTCCGGGCGCAGATGTCCAGGGTCCGGTCCCACCCGTGGATCCCCGGATCGGTCGTCGTCCGGGGCTTCGTCTACGACGTCGACACGGGCCGCCTCGACGAGGTGGACGCCTAACCCGGCGCCGCGGCGCCGGCCCGCGCCCAGATCCGTCGCCCGGGAGCCGGGCACGGCTACGGTGGTCACCCGACCACGAGGTGACGAGATGAAGAGGATGCTCGCGCTCCTGCTCCTGCTGTCGGCGTTCTCCGCCTGCGCGGCGAGCCCGCAGGAACCCGAGGCGACACCCCGCACCACACCCGCGGCCACGCCGGTCTGCCGGCAGGGGGGTCCGTGGGCGGAGGACGGCGAGGTCGATGTGGAACCCGGGGCCGGTGGCGCCGACTCCATCTCCGCGCTGCGGTGGGACGCGCACGACGGCTGCGAACGGTTCGTCGTTGACCTGGGGGCGGGCGAGGCAGGACGGGTCGAGGCTCGCGTGATACGGGAGGCGGGGGTCGTGCGGATCGACCTCCCCGGGGTGACCTCCGTGGACCCCGCCCACACCGAGGCGAGGTATGACGGACCCCTCGCCCGCGGCGCGTACGTCGTCACCTCCGACGACGGAGGGAACCTGTTCGTCGATCTCCATCTAGCCTCGGCGGCCGAGGTGTCCGTGAGGACGCTGGGCTCACCGGGACGGATCGTGATCGACCTGCGCCCCGGGGGCGGACCGGTCCCTCCGGCCGCGGCGACCTCGGACCGCGTCGTCGTCCTGCAGCCGCGCGCCGGGGCCGCGGCCTACCCCCTCACGGTCAGCGGCTACTCGCGCACCTTCGAGGCGAACGTGGTCCACCGACTCGAACAGGGCGGCCGGGAGGTCTCGACCGGCTTCACCACCGCGACCTCCTGGTCCGAGACGTGGGGCTGGTACGCCTTCACGATCGACCGCGGGCCCACAGGGGACGTGACCCTGCACGTGGGCG
The Actinomycetota bacterium DNA segment above includes these coding regions:
- a CDS encoding Gmad2 immunoglobulin-like domain-containing protein → MKRMLALLLLLSAFSACAASPQEPEATPRTTPAATPVCRQGGPWAEDGEVDVEPGAGGADSISALRWDAHDGCERFVVDLGAGEAGRVEARVIREAGVVRIDLPGVTSVDPAHTEARYDGPLARGAYVVTSDDGGNLFVDLHLASAAEVSVRTLGSPGRIVIDLRPGGGPVPPAAATSDRVVVLQPRAGAAAYPLTVSGYSRTFEANVVHRLEQGGREVSTGFTTATSWSETWGWYAFTIDRGPTGDVTLHVGEESAEDGTWEGAEVALSMR
- a CDS encoding HNH endonuclease translates to MGRALVLNASYEPLGVVAVRRAVVLVLGEKAEVLENNGAIFRSESVVLEAPSVIKLRHYVRVPRRVTVAPNRKAVFLRDGHTCQYCGRPAENVDHVIPRSRGGTHTWDNVVAACRRCNGRKENRYFHEVGLHLARQPKAPPPGFWLRMVVGRAEPEWQAYLEHQQGA
- a CDS encoding carbonic anhydrase translates to MASDHVPVSERIEAALRANAAYADSFARSGLPVAPAGRLAVVACMDARIDVAQMLGLDLGDAHVIRNAGGIVTDDVLRSLIASHHLGGTEGVIVVNHTKCAVLTSREDLEARLSAETGVEPGIPVRVEVSPDPGENVRAQMSRVRSHPWIPGSVVVRGFVYDVDTGRLDEVDA